One uncultured Alphaproteobacteria bacterium genomic region harbors:
- a CDS encoding DnaJ-like protein DjlA, producing the protein MSIWGKIIGGMAGFSLGGPLGALLGAAIGHAVDKRIASGEAHTLPPWMDAGAAHTEQQRQVAFTLAVIGLAAKMAKVDGVVTRAEIDAFKRLFQIPQHDMAKVGAMFDQARQTADGFEPYALQIAQLFHDSPAVLEELLHALFLIAQADGDLHPSEAAFLARVAQIFGFSPAHFETIRARARAGGASGARPAGEDPYAVLGLARSATDQEIKDTYRRLIRENHPDLLIAKGMPPELVANANATMAAINAAFEDIKRQRGLK; encoded by the coding sequence ATGAGCATCTGGGGCAAGATCATCGGCGGCATGGCCGGCTTTTCGCTCGGCGGCCCGCTCGGGGCGCTCCTGGGCGCGGCGATCGGCCACGCGGTCGACAAACGCATCGCGAGCGGCGAGGCGCATACGTTGCCGCCGTGGATGGATGCGGGCGCGGCGCACACCGAACAGCAGCGGCAGGTCGCCTTCACCCTGGCGGTGATCGGCCTCGCGGCGAAGATGGCGAAGGTCGACGGCGTCGTCACCCGCGCCGAGATCGACGCGTTCAAGCGGCTGTTCCAGATTCCCCAGCACGACATGGCGAAGGTCGGCGCGATGTTCGACCAGGCGCGGCAGACCGCCGACGGGTTCGAGCCCTACGCCCTGCAGATCGCGCAGCTGTTCCACGACAGCCCGGCGGTGCTGGAGGAACTGCTCCATGCGTTGTTCCTGATCGCCCAGGCGGACGGCGACCTCCATCCGTCCGAGGCCGCGTTCCTCGCCCGGGTCGCGCAGATCTTCGGCTTCTCCCCGGCCCACTTCGAGACCATCCGCGCCCGCGCCCGGGCGGGCGGCGCGTCGGGCGCGCGGCCCGCGGGCGAGGATCCCTACGCGGTTCTCGGACTCGCGCGCTCCGCCACCGACCAGGAGATCAAGGACACCTACCGCCGCCTGATCCGCGAAAACCACCCGGATCTTCTGATCGCCAAGGGCATGCCGCCGGAACTCGTCGCCAACGCCAACGCCACGATGGCCGCGATCAACGCCGCCTTCGAGGACATCAAGCGTCAGCGGGGCCTGAAGTGA
- a CDS encoding Permease of the drug/metabolite transporter (DMT) superfamily → MTAAAAGDRLGGRDLCFATVVVVFWGLNYVAVKYSVAEIPPLLVTALRFAIVAAAVLPFAPIRREQIPALILLSCTMGSLHFGILFYAMVSVEAATAAIVLQASVPFGVVIGALMFRERVGLRRALGVVLGFGGIVILAGAPDGGSAPLSIALLLLAALCWALSSALFKLVPPIPALTYIGGTALFAVPQTLAASLLLEHDQLVAIRAASAFAWGGVTFSAIGASIVGHGLWYGLVKRHDLSLVVPFTLLAPVIGVIAAVTILGEPFTAAKLAGGVVTMAGVALIQFSWPRRRARAI, encoded by the coding sequence GTGACCGCTGCCGCCGCGGGCGACCGGCTCGGCGGACGCGATCTCTGTTTCGCCACCGTGGTGGTGGTCTTCTGGGGGCTCAACTACGTCGCGGTCAAATACAGCGTCGCCGAGATTCCGCCGCTGCTCGTCACCGCCCTGCGGTTCGCCATCGTCGCCGCCGCGGTTCTGCCGTTCGCGCCGATCCGCCGCGAACAGATTCCCGCCCTGATCCTGCTTTCCTGCACCATGGGCAGCCTGCACTTCGGCATTCTCTTCTACGCGATGGTATCGGTGGAGGCCGCCACCGCCGCGATCGTGCTGCAGGCGTCGGTGCCGTTCGGCGTGGTGATCGGCGCGCTGATGTTCCGCGAGCGCGTCGGCCTCCGCCGCGCCCTCGGCGTGGTGCTGGGGTTCGGCGGGATCGTCATCCTCGCCGGAGCGCCGGACGGCGGCAGCGCGCCGCTGTCGATCGCGCTGCTGCTGCTGGCGGCATTGTGCTGGGCGCTGTCGAGCGCGCTGTTCAAGCTGGTGCCGCCGATCCCCGCGCTCACCTACATCGGCGGCACGGCGCTGTTCGCGGTACCGCAGACTCTCGCCGCCTCGCTGCTGCTCGAACACGATCAGCTCGTCGCGATCCGCGCTGCGAGCGCGTTCGCCTGGGGCGGCGTGACGTTTTCGGCGATCGGCGCGTCGATCGTCGGCCACGGGCTGTGGTACGGCCTGGTGAAGCGCCACGACCTTTCGCTGGTGGTGCCGTTCACCCTGCTCGCGCCGGTGATCGGCGTGATCGCAGCGGTGACGATCCTCGGCGAACCGTTCACCGCCGCCAAGCTCGCGGGCGGCGTCGTCACCATGGCGGGGGTGGCGCTGATCCAGTTCTCCTGGCCGCGCCGCCGCGCCCGCGCGATCTGA
- the tehB gene encoding putative Tellurite resistance protein TehB (Evidence 3 : Function proposed based on presence of conserved amino acid motif, structural feature or limited homology) — protein sequence MTREFWDQRFGGEDYVYGTAPNAFLRVQAERLAPGARVLLPGDGEGRNGVWLAERGMEVLSVDASPVGLGKAQRLAAARGVRIATECADLTLWRWPEAAFDAVAAMFLHLPPDARATVHRRIVAALRPGGTVILEAFRPAQLGYASGGPKDVAMLYTPEQLTADFAGLDVRLCEEALVDLDEGTFHAGVAATLRFVGVKPEA from the coding sequence ATGACGCGCGAATTCTGGGACCAACGCTTCGGCGGCGAGGACTACGTCTACGGCACCGCGCCCAATGCCTTCCTGCGCGTCCAGGCGGAGCGTCTCGCGCCGGGGGCGCGGGTGCTTCTGCCCGGCGACGGCGAGGGCCGCAACGGCGTGTGGCTGGCGGAGCGGGGGATGGAGGTGCTGTCGGTCGACGCCTCGCCGGTCGGGCTCGGCAAGGCGCAGCGCCTTGCCGCCGCGCGCGGCGTGCGGATCGCCACCGAGTGCGCCGACCTGACGCTCTGGCGCTGGCCGGAGGCGGCGTTCGACGCGGTCGCGGCGATGTTCCTGCACCTGCCGCCGGACGCGCGCGCGACGGTGCACCGCCGTATCGTCGCCGCATTGCGGCCGGGCGGCACGGTGATCCTCGAAGCCTTCCGTCCGGCGCAGCTCGGCTATGCCAGCGGCGGGCCGAAGGATGTGGCGATGCTGTACACTCCGGAACAGCTGACGGCGGATTTCGCCGGTCTCGACGTGCGGCTCTGCGAGGAGGCGCTGGTCGATCTCGACGAGGGGACGTTCCACGCAGGGGTCGCCGCGACGCTGCGCTTCGTCGGCGTGAAGCCGGAGGCCTGA
- the amiD gene encoding N-acetylmuramoyl-L-alanine amidase AmiD, with protein MPDALSPNCEPRPEGAAIDMLVLHYTGMETAEAARARLLDPAAKVSAHYLIDEDGRIAELVPEALRAWHAGVSFWRGATGVNDRSIGIELVNPGHDWGYRDFPLRQVDALADLCRAILARHPIPARNVVGHSDVAPRRKRDPGELFPWRRLAAVGVGLWPAPAEVPHWGMAATLAALGRYGYDVADPHAALAAFQRHFRPKRVDGLPDRETAEILAGLLKAAGDAPA; from the coding sequence ATGCCCGATGCGCTCTCGCCCAACTGCGAACCCCGGCCCGAAGGCGCGGCGATCGACATGCTGGTGCTGCACTACACCGGCATGGAAACCGCGGAGGCGGCGCGCGCCCGCCTCCTCGACCCGGCGGCGAAGGTGAGCGCCCACTACCTGATCGACGAGGACGGCCGCATCGCCGAGCTGGTGCCCGAGGCGCTGCGGGCGTGGCACGCGGGCGTGTCGTTCTGGCGCGGCGCCACCGGCGTCAACGACCGCTCGATCGGCATCGAGCTCGTCAACCCCGGACACGACTGGGGGTATCGCGACTTTCCGCTGCGGCAGGTGGACGCTCTCGCCGATCTCTGCCGCGCCATCCTCGCACGGCACCCGATCCCGGCGCGCAACGTCGTCGGCCATTCCGACGTCGCGCCGCGCCGCAAGCGGGACCCGGGCGAGCTGTTCCCGTGGCGACGCCTCGCCGCCGTCGGCGTCGGCCTGTGGCCCGCGCCCGCCGAGGTGCCGCACTGGGGGATGGCCGCCACTCTCGCCGCCCTCGGCCGCTACGGCTACGACGTCGCCGACCCGCACGCCGCGCTCGCCGCGTTCCAGCGCCATTTTCGGCCGAAACGGGTGGACGGCCTGCCCGACCGCGAAACCGCCGAAATCCTCGCCGGGCTGCTGAAGGCCGCAGGCGACGCGCCCGCCTGA
- a CDS encoding Alpha/beta hydrolase fold protein gives MRQMFLPGAGGSAGFWKPLGDRLPGGVARRYFSWPGLGDEPPDPGVRGIDDLVALVVAALDEAPADLIAQSMGGVVAVRAALARPGRVRRLVLAATSGGVPVADLGGADWRGDYRAAYPHAAGWIAEPQPDFSARLGELAMPCLLLWGGADPISPPAVGRRLLELLPDARLHVVADGAHDLAVTHAATLAPVVAAFLG, from the coding sequence ATGCGGCAAATGTTTCTTCCCGGTGCCGGGGGCAGCGCGGGATTCTGGAAGCCTTTGGGGGATCGGCTGCCGGGCGGCGTCGCGCGCCGCTACTTCTCCTGGCCCGGCCTCGGCGACGAACCGCCGGATCCCGGCGTGCGCGGGATCGACGATCTCGTCGCGCTGGTGGTGGCGGCGCTCGACGAGGCGCCCGCCGACCTGATCGCGCAGTCGATGGGCGGGGTCGTCGCGGTGCGGGCGGCGCTCGCCCGGCCCGGGCGGGTGCGGCGGCTGGTTCTGGCGGCGACCTCGGGCGGCGTGCCGGTCGCGGATCTCGGCGGCGCGGACTGGCGCGGCGACTATCGCGCCGCCTATCCCCATGCCGCCGGGTGGATCGCCGAGCCGCAGCCGGATTTCTCCGCCCGGCTCGGCGAGCTGGCGATGCCGTGTCTGTTGCTGTGGGGCGGTGCCGATCCGATCAGCCCGCCTGCGGTCGGACGCCGTCTGCTGGAGTTGCTGCCGGATGCGCGCCTGCACGTCGTCGCCGACGGCGCGCACGACCTTGCCGTCACCCACGCCGCGACGCTCGCGCCGGTGGTCGCGGCGTTTCTCGGCTAA
- the mraZ gene encoding Protein MraZ, whose amino-acid sequence MAEGTKARAFISTTTVKVDAKGRLSVPAPLRTQLVAMGGEEELVAYPNFKLPCIECCHRDRLDQMCEATDELDVFSEQVDDIQGLIFGLSQALAWDTTGRITLPDLFIEHARIAGAAVITGMGRTFRIWNPEEYKADLAARMQRAKAEGLSLVLSRSGVGK is encoded by the coding sequence ATGGCGGAAGGAACGAAGGCTCGGGCCTTCATTTCCACCACGACCGTGAAGGTCGACGCGAAGGGACGGCTCTCCGTCCCCGCGCCGTTGCGCACCCAGTTGGTGGCGATGGGGGGCGAGGAAGAGCTCGTCGCCTATCCCAACTTCAAGCTCCCGTGCATCGAATGCTGCCATCGCGACCGCCTCGACCAGATGTGCGAGGCGACCGACGAGCTTGACGTGTTCTCCGAGCAGGTGGACGACATCCAGGGGCTGATCTTCGGCCTTTCGCAGGCCCTGGCGTGGGACACCACCGGCCGCATCACCCTGCCGGACCTGTTCATCGAACATGCCCGCATCGCCGGCGCGGCGGTGATCACCGGCATGGGCCGCACCTTCCGGATCTGGAATCCCGAAGAGTACAAGGCCGACCTCGCCGCCCGCATGCAGCGGGCCAAGGCCGAGGGGCTGTCGCTCGTGCTGTCGCGCAGCGGGGTGGGCAAATGA
- the mraW gene encoding S-adenosyl-dependent methyltransferase activity on membrane-located substrates (Evidence 2a : Function of homologous gene experimentally demonstrated in an other organism; PubMedId : 10493123, 20042184, 2187182, 6350821; Product type e : enzyme), which translates to MTGTPHIPVLLPEVVGALGPKDGGLYVDGTFGAGGYTRAILAAAACRVFAIDRDPSAAAAAAEVGRSFPGRFEFLPGRFGEMAALLPPAAKRRIDGIALDIGVSSMQIDRPERGFSFQKDGPLDMRMGGDGPTAADLVNTLPEGELADLIYRYGEERASRRVAAAIVRDRALAPFATTLQLAATVRGAVRPSKDGIDPATRTFQALRIAVNDELGELERALAAALDLLAPGGVLAVVSFHSLEDRIVKRFLDAESGRAAAPSRHLPHAADTAAPTLRLPSRKPIVAGDSETRLNPRARSARLRVAVRTGEGGRG; encoded by the coding sequence ATGACCGGGACGCCGCACATTCCGGTGCTGCTGCCCGAGGTGGTGGGCGCGCTCGGACCGAAGGACGGCGGGCTCTACGTCGACGGCACCTTCGGCGCGGGCGGCTACACCCGCGCGATCCTGGCCGCCGCCGCCTGCCGTGTGTTCGCGATCGACCGCGACCCGTCGGCCGCCGCCGCCGCCGCCGAGGTGGGGCGCTCGTTTCCCGGCCGCTTCGAGTTCCTGCCCGGTCGCTTCGGCGAGATGGCGGCGCTGCTGCCGCCCGCGGCGAAACGGCGGATCGACGGCATCGCCCTCGACATCGGCGTCTCGTCGATGCAGATCGACCGGCCCGAACGCGGCTTCTCGTTCCAGAAGGACGGCCCCCTCGACATGCGCATGGGCGGCGACGGCCCGACCGCCGCCGACCTCGTCAACACCCTGCCCGAGGGCGAACTCGCCGACCTGATCTATCGCTACGGCGAGGAACGCGCCTCGCGCCGGGTCGCCGCCGCGATCGTCCGCGATCGCGCGCTCGCGCCGTTCGCCACAACGCTTCAGCTCGCCGCGACGGTGCGCGGCGCGGTGCGCCCGTCGAAGGATGGCATCGACCCCGCCACCCGCACCTTCCAGGCGCTGCGCATCGCCGTAAACGACGAACTCGGCGAGCTCGAACGCGCGCTCGCCGCCGCGCTCGACCTGCTCGCGCCAGGCGGCGTGCTCGCGGTGGTGAGCTTCCATTCCCTCGAGGACCGCATCGTCAAGCGCTTCCTCGATGCCGAGAGTGGCCGCGCCGCCGCGCCCTCGCGCCATCTTCCCCACGCCGCCGACACCGCCGCGCCGACTCTCCGCCTGCCGTCGCGCAAACCGATCGTCGCCGGCGACAGCGAAACCCGCCTCAACCCGCGCGCCCGCAGCGCCCGGCTGCGCGTCGCCGTGCGGACCGGCGAAGGAGGCAGAGGATGA
- the tonB gene encoding putative Protein TonB (Evidence 3 : Function proposed based on presence of conserved amino acid motif, structural feature or limited homology), with amino-acid sequence MIRLLVVTAFLFSVLSVGLVAVKTRVQEMETRLSVLQRDIRSDRDAIRVLKAEWSHLNDPVRLKRLADAYLKLSPVTSAQIASVKALPFAAPDAPEARTANQPARPVPPPGPPEVASRRTAP; translated from the coding sequence ATGATCCGTCTGCTCGTCGTCACCGCGTTCCTGTTCAGCGTCCTCAGCGTCGGTCTGGTGGCGGTGAAGACCCGCGTCCAGGAGATGGAGACCCGTCTCTCGGTGCTGCAGCGCGACATCCGCTCGGACCGCGACGCGATCCGCGTGCTCAAGGCCGAGTGGAGCCACCTCAACGACCCGGTGCGGCTGAAGCGCCTCGCCGACGCCTACCTCAAGCTCTCCCCCGTCACCTCCGCCCAGATCGCCTCGGTCAAGGCGCTGCCGTTCGCCGCGCCCGACGCACCCGAGGCCCGCACCGCCAACCAGCCCGCCCGCCCCGTTCCGCCGCCCGGCCCGCCCGAGGTCGCCAGCCGGAGGACCGCGCCATGA
- the ftsI gene encoding Peptidoglycan synthase FtsI produces the protein MIIRRKAAPAIVPGIDLPPDPSPPARPGLVRVEGTAKTALETGRNRLAFAGGVFLLLFLSVAVRLVDVAFHPNADQVARAVPQPELPMKTVRADITDRNGMLLATNLPTVNLYADARIVREPEKVARDLKEILPEIDVARTVERLKSGQAFVYLHRHLTPAQQFAVNRLGVPALGFEDGELRVYPQGGLFAHVVGKTDIDNRGISGIEKRFDDQLKDGQAVRLSVDLRVQTAVMRVLQDSIATFKAEGAAAVVQDVRTGEVISLVSLPDFDPNRPETMTDDAMFNRATLGVYEMGSVFKVFNTAIALESGKIQISSRYDTSPLKIANYTIHDLHSLKGPASVPEILINSSNIGSARMALEFGGEFQHAYLDRFGLTRASELEIPEVGSPQVPSGNWSNITVATVSFGHGISVSPLQVATGASAVVNGGVFRPATLLAHAPGDAAPGVRAVSERTSLMMRRLMRMVVTEGSGRKADVPGYRVAGKTGTAEKVVNGRYSKHQVLSSFLGVFPADNPRYTVLVTLDAPKGIPSTYNFATAGWNAAPTAGKVIAAIAPMLGVEPAADPFQQADPKSGPLMVAAMKGN, from the coding sequence ATGATCATCCGCCGCAAGGCCGCCCCCGCCATCGTTCCCGGCATCGACCTGCCGCCGGACCCGTCGCCGCCGGCGCGGCCGGGACTGGTGCGCGTCGAAGGCACCGCCAAGACCGCCCTCGAAACCGGCCGCAACCGCCTCGCCTTCGCCGGCGGGGTTTTTCTCTTGCTGTTCCTGTCGGTGGCGGTGCGCCTCGTCGACGTCGCCTTCCACCCCAACGCCGACCAGGTGGCGCGCGCGGTGCCGCAGCCCGAACTGCCGATGAAGACGGTGCGCGCCGACATCACCGACCGCAACGGCATGCTGCTCGCCACCAACCTGCCGACGGTGAACCTCTACGCCGACGCGCGGATCGTCCGCGAGCCGGAAAAGGTGGCGCGCGACCTCAAGGAGATCCTCCCCGAGATCGACGTCGCCCGCACCGTCGAACGGCTGAAGTCGGGGCAGGCGTTCGTCTACCTCCACCGCCACCTCACCCCGGCGCAGCAGTTCGCGGTCAACCGCCTCGGCGTGCCCGCGCTCGGGTTCGAGGACGGCGAACTGCGCGTCTACCCGCAGGGCGGGCTGTTCGCCCACGTCGTCGGCAAGACCGACATCGACAACCGCGGCATTTCCGGGATCGAGAAGCGCTTCGACGACCAGCTCAAGGACGGGCAGGCGGTGCGGCTCTCGGTCGACCTACGGGTGCAGACCGCGGTGATGCGCGTGCTTCAGGATTCGATCGCCACCTTCAAGGCCGAGGGCGCGGCGGCGGTGGTGCAGGACGTGCGCACCGGCGAGGTGATCTCGCTGGTCTCCCTGCCCGATTTCGACCCCAACCGCCCCGAAACCATGACCGACGACGCGATGTTCAACCGCGCGACCCTCGGCGTGTACGAAATGGGCAGCGTTTTCAAGGTGTTCAACACCGCGATCGCGCTCGAAAGCGGCAAGATCCAGATCTCGTCGCGCTACGACACCAGCCCGCTCAAGATCGCCAACTACACCATCCACGACCTGCATTCGCTCAAAGGTCCGGCATCGGTGCCGGAAATCCTGATCAACTCGTCGAACATCGGATCGGCGCGGATGGCGCTCGAATTCGGCGGCGAGTTCCAGCACGCCTATCTCGACCGCTTCGGCCTCACCCGCGCATCGGAGCTGGAGATCCCCGAGGTCGGTTCGCCGCAGGTGCCGTCCGGAAACTGGTCGAACATCACCGTCGCCACCGTCTCCTTCGGTCACGGCATTTCGGTGTCGCCGCTACAGGTGGCGACCGGCGCCTCGGCGGTGGTCAACGGCGGCGTCTTCCGCCCCGCGACCCTGCTCGCCCACGCGCCGGGCGACGCCGCGCCGGGCGTACGCGCGGTGTCCGAGCGCACCTCGCTGATGATGCGCCGCCTGATGCGGATGGTCGTCACCGAAGGCTCGGGCCGGAAGGCCGACGTGCCCGGCTACCGCGTCGCGGGCAAGACCGGCACCGCCGAGAAGGTGGTGAACGGCCGCTATTCCAAGCATCAGGTGCTGTCGAGCTTCCTCGGGGTGTTCCCGGCCGACAACCCGCGCTACACCGTGCTCGTCACCCTCGACGCGCCGAAGGGCATTCCCAGCACCTACAACTTCGCCACCGCCGGATGGAACGCCGCGCCGACCGCGGGCAAGGTGATCGCCGCGATCGCGCCGATGCTCGGCGTCGAACCCGCCGCCGACCCGTTCCAGCAGGCCGACCCGAAGAGCGGGCCGCTGATGGTGGCGGCGATGAAGGGAAACTGA
- the murE gene encoding UDP-N-acetylmuramoyl-L-alanyl-D-glutamate--2, 6-diaminopimelate ligase, whose product MDWDTLIAAACAAEPGLAVVGEAPAQVAALAIDSRDVVPGALFAALPGAKADGRDFLPQAAAAGARVALVPAGTDPARLPAGMAAIVSADPRRLIARLAAVFHAPLPAVIAAVTGTNGKTSIAEFTRQIWTRAGHAAASLGTLGAISPFGHEKGSLTTPDVVTLTRTLSGLAARGVGHACIEASSHGLDQRRLDGLALAAAAFTNLTRDHLDYHGTTDAYFTAKARLFDTLLPAGAAAVLNADIPEFAALGAIAARRGLTVVDYGANARALRLLGRAATPGGQILDLSVNGSAERVVLPLAGTFQAMNALAAFGLALSTGVSKDIALVALAHLKGAPGRLERRALRDDGAAVYVDYAHTPDALETVLTALRPHTHGHLIAVFGCGGDRDRGKRPVMGGIARRLADRVIVTDDNPRTEVAGAIRAEVLAGCPDAEEIGDRGRAIRTAMAEMRAGDVLLVAGKGHETGQIVGATVLPFDDREVVDALSREIW is encoded by the coding sequence ATGGACTGGGATACGCTGATCGCCGCCGCCTGCGCCGCGGAACCGGGCCTCGCCGTCGTCGGCGAGGCCCCGGCGCAGGTGGCGGCGCTCGCGATCGACTCCCGCGACGTCGTGCCCGGTGCGTTGTTCGCCGCCCTGCCCGGAGCGAAGGCCGACGGCCGCGACTTCCTCCCCCAGGCCGCGGCGGCGGGCGCGCGCGTCGCCCTCGTCCCCGCCGGAACCGACCCGGCACGCCTCCCCGCCGGGATGGCGGCGATCGTCTCCGCCGATCCGCGCCGCCTGATCGCGCGCCTCGCCGCGGTCTTCCACGCCCCCCTCCCGGCGGTGATCGCGGCCGTCACCGGCACCAACGGCAAGACCTCGATCGCCGAGTTCACCCGCCAGATCTGGACCCGCGCCGGGCACGCCGCCGCCTCCCTCGGCACCCTGGGCGCGATCTCGCCGTTCGGCCACGAGAAGGGCAGCCTCACCACTCCCGACGTCGTCACCCTCACCCGCACCCTCTCCGGCCTCGCCGCCCGCGGCGTCGGCCACGCCTGCATCGAGGCCTCCAGCCACGGCCTCGACCAGCGCCGCCTCGACGGCCTCGCGCTTGCCGCCGCCGCGTTCACCAACCTGACGCGCGACCATCTCGACTACCACGGCACCACGGACGCCTACTTCACCGCCAAGGCGCGGCTGTTCGACACGCTGTTGCCCGCGGGCGCCGCCGCGGTGCTCAACGCCGACATCCCCGAGTTCGCCGCGCTCGGCGCGATCGCCGCGCGGCGCGGACTGACCGTCGTCGACTACGGCGCGAACGCCCGGGCGCTGCGCCTGCTCGGCCGCGCCGCCACCCCCGGGGGGCAGATTCTCGACCTTTCGGTGAACGGATCGGCGGAACGGGTGGTGCTGCCGCTCGCCGGAACGTTTCAGGCGATGAACGCCCTCGCAGCCTTCGGCCTCGCGCTTTCCACCGGCGTTTCCAAAGACATCGCCCTCGTCGCCCTCGCCCACCTCAAGGGCGCGCCGGGGCGGCTCGAAAGAAGGGCCTTGCGCGACGACGGCGCGGCCGTCTATGTCGATTACGCCCACACGCCCGACGCGCTCGAAACCGTGCTCACCGCGCTGCGCCCCCACACCCACGGACACCTGATCGCGGTGTTCGGCTGCGGCGGCGACCGCGACCGCGGCAAGCGTCCGGTGATGGGCGGCATCGCCCGCCGTCTCGCCGACAGGGTCATCGTCACCGACGACAACCCCCGCACCGAGGTCGCCGGCGCGATCCGCGCCGAGGTGCTGGCCGGCTGCCCGGACGCCGAGGAGATCGGCGACCGCGGCCGCGCGATCCGCACCGCGATGGCGGAGATGCGCGCGGGCGACGTGCTGCTGGTGGCGGGCAAGGGACATGAAACCGGGCAGATCGTCGGCGCGACGGTGCTGCCCTTCGACGACCGCGAGGTGGTCGACGCGCTGTCACGGGAGATCTGGTGA
- the murF gene encoding putative UDP-N-acetylmuramoyl-tripeptide--D-alanyl-D-alanine ligase (Evidence 3 : Function proposed based on presence of conserved amino acid motif, structural feature or limited homology) gives MTTPLWTSAELEKVLKAKAGARFDVAGVSIDSRSVGEGDLFVALAGPSHDGHAFVADAFAAGAAAALVHADGAYPGPTIRVEDTLAALSTLGAAGRTRAARTKVVGVTGSVGKTGTKEMLGAILADQGATHISRGSHNNHWGVPLTLARLPRDSVYAVQEMGMNHTGELAALTRIARPDVAVITTVGPAHLEHFGDLAAIVAAKCEIFEGLTSGGTAVLPADHAFFGTMESAAKAAGAANVITFGAAESADLRLLSARVVALETRVEAEIGGQAVEFSLPFIGRHWAMNSLAALGAAIAAGADPARAIETLSAIRVPDGRGAITEVATDGGAFVLLDESYNANPQSLEAAIDALAAIANVRQMYGTGRAIAVLGDMFELGPTARALHRQVAQQLAAREVDRLFACGELMRSAYDAAPDAMRAAFADDAAALVAPLAAEIRPGDIVMIKGSHGMRMDRIVAALKARP, from the coding sequence ATGACGACCCCTCTGTGGACCTCCGCCGAGCTGGAGAAAGTGTTGAAGGCGAAGGCCGGCGCGCGCTTCGACGTCGCGGGCGTCTCGATCGACAGCCGCAGCGTCGGCGAAGGGGACCTGTTCGTCGCCCTCGCCGGGCCGAGCCACGACGGCCATGCCTTCGTCGCCGATGCCTTCGCCGCGGGCGCGGCGGCGGCGCTGGTGCACGCGGACGGCGCATACCCGGGGCCGACGATCCGGGTCGAAGACACCCTCGCCGCGCTCTCGACCCTCGGCGCGGCGGGCCGCACGCGCGCCGCGCGCACCAAGGTGGTAGGCGTCACCGGATCGGTCGGCAAGACCGGCACCAAGGAAATGCTCGGCGCGATCCTGGCCGATCAGGGCGCCACCCACATCAGCCGGGGCAGCCACAACAACCACTGGGGGGTGCCGCTCACCCTCGCCCGCCTGCCGCGCGACAGCGTCTACGCGGTGCAGGAGATGGGCATGAACCACACGGGCGAACTCGCCGCCCTCACCCGGATCGCGCGTCCCGACGTCGCGGTGATCACCACCGTCGGCCCGGCGCACCTCGAACACTTCGGCGATCTCGCCGCGATCGTCGCCGCCAAGTGCGAGATCTTCGAGGGCCTGACCTCCGGCGGCACCGCGGTGCTGCCCGCCGACCACGCCTTCTTCGGCACCATGGAGAGCGCGGCGAAGGCGGCGGGCGCGGCCAACGTCATCACCTTCGGCGCGGCCGAAAGCGCCGACCTGCGGCTGCTCTCGGCGCGCGTCGTCGCTCTCGAAACCCGGGTCGAAGCCGAGATCGGCGGCCAGGCGGTGGAGTTCTCGCTGCCCTTCATCGGCCGCCACTGGGCGATGAACAGCCTCGCCGCCCTCGGCGCGGCGATCGCCGCCGGAGCCGACCCGGCGCGGGCGATCGAGACCCTTTCGGCGATCCGCGTGCCCGACGGCCGCGGCGCGATCACCGAGGTGGCGACGGACGGCGGCGCGTTCGTGCTGCTGGACGAAAGCTACAACGCCAACCCGCAGTCGCTCGAAGCCGCGATCGACGCCCTCGCCGCGATCGCCAACGTGCGGCAGATGTACGGCACCGGCCGCGCCATCGCGGTGCTGGGCGACATGTTCGAACTCGGCCCCACCGCCCGCGCGCTGCACCGGCAGGTGGCGCAGCAGTTGGCGGCGCGCGAGGTCGACCGTCTGTTCGCCTGCGGCGAGCTGATGCGCAGCGCCTACGACGCCGCGCCGGACGCGATGCGGGCCGCCTTCGCCGACGACGCCGCCGCGCTCGTCGCCCCCCTCGCCGCCGAGATCCGTCCCGGCGACATCGTCATGATCAAGGGCTCCCACGGCATGCGCATGGACCGCATCGTCGCCGCGCTCAAGGCCCGCCCGTAA